The Setaria viridis chromosome 2, Setaria_viridis_v4.0, whole genome shotgun sequence DNA window TCCCTACTCCGCGGTGGCCGAACGCCGCGCCGCGCATCAACGTTCCTCACTCGGTCTCCAGCAAGACGGTCTCCGCCGTGGGTTAGGGGCTCGCTTCTGGGAGGAGGCGAATAGGCACGCCGAGGTAGCAGCCCGCCGACACGGCTCTCGCGCCCGCTGCCGCCTCGATTTCAACAATCTACTGCTGGGAGATGCCCTGGTAGCCGCCCAGGCCCTCCTCCGGCACCCACCGGTGGAGGCTGGGGTCTTGATCCCAGAGGGGTGATGTTTAGAAGATCTGGCCAAGCTAGTAGGCAAGGCCTAGGCTCCTTACGGGCGGGGTGAAAGCTCGCGCGGCCAAACCGGCCAGGACAAACGTGGCTCCGGTTCGGCGCATCGTCCGTCCCCTAGCCGGTCCCGGAGGACCATCATGCCCCCCTCCCACTCCGTGCAGTAGGAGCCACGCACCCTCCTTGAGCGAAATCACTTGAAGGAAGATGCGTGAGTCACACTAGAGCGGAGCCGGGAGCGGCATCGCAAGCCGCCCCCGATGGAAGACCGAGCCTCGTCAGGATCCGCCCCTAGGGGGGATTCTCGTTGGGAAAGGAGAGCCTGTACGGATGGAGATGACGATGCCGGTCCTTATGGGGTCGGGTGCCACGCCTTCACGGCCGACCTCCGTCTGGTCGATTGGCCGACCAAGTTTTGGCCTAAGATCCCGGAGAAGTATGACGGTACCATCGATCTGGAGGAGTTCCTCCAAATCTACACAACGGCCATTCAGGCTGCTGGTGGGGGGCCAAAAGTCATGGCAACCTACTTCCATGTAGCCCTTTGCGGGTCAGCAAGGTCGTGGCTCATGAACCTCCCCGCTAGATCTGTTCATTCGTGGGCTAACCTGAGTGAACGGTTCATCGCCAACTTTGCGGGCTCATTCACCCGCCCTGGCATGGAGAGCGATTTCCATGTCGTTTGTCAGCAAGACAAGAAAATGTTGTGGCAGTACATCCATGTTTCAGTCAAGTCCGCAATACCATCTCTCGCATCACCCCAACTTCAGTAATAGTCACTTTCAAGCAAGGTCTCACTGACCAGCAGCTAAGGGAGAAGCTTAGGACCCATAGTATCGAAACTGTGGCCGAACTGTTCACCCTGGCTGACAAATACGCCCATGAGGCTGAAGCACAGGCCCTGCCCCCTCCATGGGAGGTGACCGCCAAGCAACAAAAGAGGGCGCCCCCGACCCGGCTAGGGTCAGGGGGACAAAACAAACAAGAGGAAGGCTATCGCCGTGATGGGTCCGGAGGGTCGGAACCGACCTCCACTACCCAGTCTGGCTGGTGGCAAGAAACTACCAATGTTGGCACATCCAGCGGGCGGCAAATGGTGTGAGATCCCCAAGACCAACCGACACAACCTAATCGAATGCCGGTTGGTCAAAGGTTTGGCCAAGAACCACCAGAAGGAGCGGGAACACTGTCGCTGGAGAGACAATGACGGTGAAGCCGGAGGAGGTGGTCTGGGATTTCATGAGCCCCAACAGGCTATCGCCACCATCTTCGGTAGGGCAAATGCTCCGCCATCATGGAGGAAGGACAAGTTCCTCTAGTGGGAAGTGTGTTCTGCCACACCTTGCCCGGAGGACGCCTAACTTTAGAAGTGATCAGGCACACCCTTGACTTTCGACCGCAACAATCATCCTAACAACACGACAGGAGTAGGTCAGTTGCCCGTGGTGGTCACCCCTACGATCTGCAACAAAGGGCTGGCAAGGGTCCTTATCGATAGTGGCGCTGGGCTCAACCTCCTTTTGTCTCAGGTCTTCCACCTGATGCAGGTGGGTGCTGGGCAGCTCATCCTTTCGCACCCTTTCTACGGGGTGATGAAAGGGAAAACCACCCCTCTGGGGAAAATTCCCCAGGACATCCGTGGACTAGGCGTGGAACGCTTGAGGTGGGCGACCCGAGGATCGCGCTGCTGTGGTGAAAGCGCGCAGCGGCTGGAGCGGTCACTCCTTGCCATGGCGGTGACAGAGGAGCAGGCGAAAGGATTGCGGCAGAGAAGGCGAGGAGTCGAGGAAGATGACAAGCGGAGAAGGAAGCACTAAAGCTCATGCGGCCTTATAAGGCGACAGGCATGGCGCTTCGATTTTGAGAAACGACCGTCGAAGAATGAGCGCGGAAGGGGACCCAAAATCTAGGGGAATCCCAACTGAAACCAAGGCGTTTTGCGCACGAGGAGAAGACGAAGCGACAAGAGGTGGCCCCTTTTCCTTCTTCTCAGCCTCACGCTTGACCTGAGGCGGTCCAGCCTAGGGCCGGGGGCTGCTGTCAGCGCCAAGGGAATGGGGGTCCCCCAAAAAGGCACTAACAAGTGGGGCCCGCCTGCAAAAAGAGGTTTCCACCGCGTAGAGCCCAATTAAGAAGATGAGCCCTACTAATCTGAAGCCTACGAAGGACCCGGGAAAAACCAACTCCACATTATGGGACCCACTGAAAGCCCACGCAAAGGGAGCGGGATGCAGCCGAGGAGGCCTCCCGGGAAAGTTTGCTTCCAAGCTAAGCAAGCAATGGCGCACCCTGGCGAAACAAAGGCGTGGCAGTCGAGGTAGGCCGTCAGCAAGTGCCCCATCCCCATAAAAACACCATCATTATAGTTGATGGGATGCGCCTGGATGCCTCAAGGATTGACGGCATTACCCGTCCTGTCCAACAGGCGGCAGGCGCCACCCTTATGTCAAGAGCGCACGCCTGGCTCTCGGCTACCCTCTGCCAGAAGGGTGGGCCCACTATGCGGACCCAGGAGGCTACGAAAGTCTCCCGGGGACTCTGCCAGGAGGTGGGGCCACCTCGCATACCCAGGAAGAGGTGAAGGCCTCCCGTGAGGGATCTCGGGAGCCAGGTTCATCGCCCTCGATCCCGGGACGATGGGCCCGGACTAAGAGGAGCAAGAGTTATCAAAGTAAGATGGTAAAATGTGGTGACTGCCATACAGAGGACTTAGACGGGGTGCTCCGGCATCATGCGTACCAAGGCAAGAAGGCGTCAGGGCA harbors:
- the LOC140221954 gene encoding uncharacterized protein, which gives rise to MEDRASSGSAPRGDSRWERRACTDGDDDAGPYGVGCHAFTADLRLVDWPTKFWPKIPEKYDGTIDLEEFLQIYTTAIQAAGGGPKVMATYFHVALCGSARSWLMNLPARSVHSWANLSERFIANFAGSFTRPGMESDFHVVSGGKWCEIPKTNRHNLIECRLVKGLAKNHQKEREHCRWRDNDGEAGGGGLGFHEPQQAIATIFGVGQLPVVVTPTICNKGLARVLIDSGAGLNLLLSQVFHLMQVGAGQLILSHPFYGVMKGKTTPLGKIPQDIRGLGVERLRWATRGSRCCGESAQRLERSLLAMAVTEEQAKGLRQRRRGVEEDDKRRRKH